The stretch of DNA AACCAGGAGCACACACAGAGAAAAACGTAACCACCCCTGATGTACCACTCGCTGCGCGATGAGAAAGAGTAGAAAAGCCCACAAAAATATATCCACCCGTTCCATGCTACTGATCTGAGCGAGAGGGAGTAGACATTCCCAGGCCAACAAGAGCGCTAGCAGCGTCAGACCCCATTTTTGCCCTTGTGACGGTTGCTCATTTTCCTGTTGCGGCATCCATGCCATGGAAGTCCCCTCCCCTAAAAATTTGGTCAAAATCATCATGGGTAACGGAAACACATCGAACGCCCCATCGTCGCAATTGGGCATAACAAGCGGTTTCCACCGCTGTCGGGGGCTCGCCATTGCTTACCCAACAACACTCCACTCTGATCCCAACGTGGGAGAGATACATGATCGCTTGCTGTAACTCTTCTTCCAACTGGGTGGTGATCACCACCACCGTCATGCCCCGCGACAGGTAGGGAGTTTGTTGTGCTATCGGTTCCTTTAACGGACGGTCGCCATCCTTTTTTACTTCTGCCAAATGCTCACATAGGCGCAGCAGATGTTCCTGCCCCCGCCCAAGCGGAAACTGGCCCGGGAGTTGTCCAGTGGTAAGCAAACCGGCACTAAAACGCCGCTCCAATGCATGATGGATCAACGATGCCGTTAGGCTGACAGCCCGCTCAAACGAAACGGAGGCCGTTGTTTGACCGTCTCCCTTCCAACAATCCAACACAAACAGAAAATCATTGGTGATGCGCTGTTCAAACTCCTTCACCTTTAACCCTCGGCCACGGGCAGACGCCTTCCAATGAATACGGCTGAGACGATCACGGTTGCTGTAATCGCGCACCCCCACCACCGCTGCGACATCTTCTGCGATGTGGAGGGTTGACAGGGATTGGCCGGTATTGCGCTCATTGACGGTGGACCAGGATCGAATCGGCCGGATACGCGGATAAACCAACACTTCCTTAGTCTCTGGAAGCGTAATCCGCTTTTCTACAAATCCAAACAGATCCCCTGATGAAACCTCCACCTCGCCAAAATGATGACGCCCGCGCGGCAAACGCACACTGTACGATTCAAATAACCCCTGCCGCTTCCAACCGGGAAAATCAACATGCCGATCTTGATCCAAATACACGGTCCCACCCCCGTGATGTCGCACCAGTAACCAGGAGAGGGGAAACGGGCGTTGCAACCGGTAAAAAACCTGAATGCGCAAACGTTCCCCCTGGGTGATACGATCAGTGGAAAAATGACGGATGATCTCGATCCCGGAAAGGCTGAAAAGGCGGACTAAAGCAGCATACACCAACATCACCAGCAAGACGTAAAAGAGGAACCAAGGCACATGCCCCCCCTGAAAACGGGCAAATGCATAAGCGGAGGCCGTCAACAGGATTAGCACGGGGACTCCTTGGAATCGTTTCAAACCGCGATCACCCTTTTCTTTCCTGAGGCAGGACCGGAACCCGTACCCGACTCAAGATTTGTTTTAACAAGCCTTCCACATGGGTACCCCTTAGGCGCGCTTCGGAGTTAAGAATGATTCGGTGGGCCAGTGTGAGGGGAACCAATTTTTTTACATCGTCGGGAATCACATAGGAACGTCCCTGAACAAACGCCCAGGCCTGTGCGGTCCGGAATAGAGCGATGGAACCGCGGGGACTAGCTCCCAGATAAACGGCATCCGGTGTACGGGTCGCTTGCACCACTTCTACGATGTAATCGATGATGGATGCATCCACATGCACCTTGCGCACTTCTTCTTGCAAGTGCAGCAGCTCCCGTCGCGAGATTACTTCACATACGTCCTCGATGGGATGATGATGCTGGATGCGGGTCAGCACTTCTGCTTCCTGCGCCGCATCGGGATATCCCAGTCGCAGCTTTAACAAAAACCGATCCAGCTGCGCTTCCGGCAGGGGAAAGGTTCCTTCGTATTCAATCGGATTTTGCGTTGCCATCACAAAAAAGGGCTGCTCTAACTCATAGGTATCTCCGTCAACCGTGACACATCCCTCCTCCAACGCTTCCAGCAGGGCGGCCTGGGTTTTAGGAGAAGTCCGGTTGATCTCATCTGCCAACACCACATGAGACATAACCGGCCCCGGACGAAATTCAAATTGAAGTGTTTTTTGATTGTATACAGAAAAGCCAGTTACATCCGATGGTAAAAGATCGGGTGTAAACTGAATTCTGCGAAAATCGCACCCCATCGATTTGGCCAGCGCTTTTACCAACATTGTTTTGCCCACTCCGGGCACATCTTCCAACAATACATGTCCGCGGCACAACAACGCCACCAGGCACAGCTGAATTGTCTCCCGTTTTCCGATGATTACACGTTCCACTTGTTCGATCACTTCAGCGATTTGCGGCTGCAGGCGGTCAAGCGACTGGGTGGAATAAATCGATTTCAAATCCTAGACCTCCGATCGTATGTGTCTAAAGATGTACATTACCTGTTACCCTTTTTTCTATTATTCTATTTGACTATGCAGATTTCCCTGTCAAAAAAAACACCCCCAATATAGGGAGAGACAGATTGATCAACTGTAATAAAGGGAAGAGGGGAACGATTTACGGTGAGTGCCCTTTGCACTAAAGCACAAGTCTCGTCTCGGTCACTCCGTTCCCGGGTCTCGCTTTGACCGACTACCCAGCGAAGTCTCCGTAGTTCCCAACCGTTCAGGAGAAGTCCTCGACCGATTTGTATCCGTCAGCTAAACACAATCACGTTAGCGGCCACACATGCCTTTCCTTTGGCCCGCTGGTTGGGGACGGAGGAGAGCGGACAGCCCTACATTGTTGCAAGGGAAAGAGGCGCGAAGACGGAAATCGGGACCCGGACCCACTTTGTCAATAACCTCCGCCTCCTATATAGTGGGATACAATTACGAAGTGTTGTCACAAAACTTTCAAACTGTCGGTACCTCTCCCACGAGATTAACCCGATTGAGAAAGGGAGTACCTAACCGTCGAACAATCAGATCCGGATGATTCAATTGAAGAATTCCTTTTGTATCAAAAATAAAAGGGGTTCGCATCAGTCGTGCCAACCGCGCTCCTTCCAGCTGGGCAAAGGGAGTATGATCCGTCAGGATGACGAGGCAATCCGCATCCTGTAACGCATCCTCTTCTCCCAACAACGGGAGCGCCACCTTTTTCTCCGATACAAAGGGATCGTGTGCTACTACCTGCCAGCCTACCTCCTGGGATAAGATCTCCCATACCGCCAAGCCGGGACTTTCCCGCACATCATCCACATTTCCTTTGTACGCCAACCCGAACAACGCCACTTTAGGCGAGGCGATTCCTTTCATCGCCTCTTGTATCTGTTTTGTTACATAGACAGGCATATCGCTGTTAATTTCCCGAGCGGTGCGGATCAAGCGGGACTCAACAGGAGCCTTTTCCGTGATAAAATAAGGATCGACAGCTAAACAATGGCCACCCACACCGGGACCGGGTTGATGCAATCCCACCCGCGGATGATGATTCGCCAACCGAATCACTTCCCAAGCATCGATCCCCAATTGATCCGATATTTGTACCAATTCATTTGATAAAGCGATATTGACATCCCGGTAGGTGTTTTCCATCAATTTGGTCATCTCGGCGGTAACGGCCTCCGTCTCTACTACATCCCCTTGAACCACTGTCCGATATACCTGGGCTGCCCGTCGCGTGGAGTCTACATCCACCCCACCTACAATACGATGATTATGTATCAGTTCATGTAAAATTCGCCCCGGAAGCACCCGCTCTGGGCAATGGGCTAGATACAGATCTTCACCGACTCTCCATCCCGCTTCAGTCAACATGGGAGTAATGCAATCATCCATCGTCCGCGGCGGAATTGTCGATTCCACAATCACCACATTGCCCGGCGCCAAAACCGGCAACAAACTGCGAATGGCCTCTTCCACATAGGTTAAGTCAGCCCGTTTGTCGGCATCGATCGGC from Desmospora activa DSM 45169 encodes:
- a CDS encoding DUF58 domain-containing protein; this translates as MKRFQGVPVLILLTASAYAFARFQGGHVPWFLFYVLLVMLVYAALVRLFSLSGIEIIRHFSTDRITQGERLRIQVFYRLQRPFPLSWLLVRHHGGGTVYLDQDRHVDFPGWKRQGLFESYSVRLPRGRHHFGEVEVSSGDLFGFVEKRITLPETKEVLVYPRIRPIRSWSTVNERNTGQSLSTLHIAEDVAAVVGVRDYSNRDRLSRIHWKASARGRGLKVKEFEQRITNDFLFVLDCWKGDGQTTASVSFERAVSLTASLIHHALERRFSAGLLTTGQLPGQFPLGRGQEHLLRLCEHLAEVKKDGDRPLKEPIAQQTPYLSRGMTVVVITTQLEEELQQAIMYLSHVGIRVECCWVSNGEPPTAVETACYAQLRRWGVRCVSVTHDDFDQIFRGGDFHGMDAATGK
- a CDS encoding AAA family ATPase encodes the protein MKSIYSTQSLDRLQPQIAEVIEQVERVIIGKRETIQLCLVALLCRGHVLLEDVPGVGKTMLVKALAKSMGCDFRRIQFTPDLLPSDVTGFSVYNQKTLQFEFRPGPVMSHVVLADEINRTSPKTQAALLEALEEGCVTVDGDTYELEQPFFVMATQNPIEYEGTFPLPEAQLDRFLLKLRLGYPDAAQEAEVLTRIQHHHPIEDVCEVISRRELLHLQEEVRKVHVDASIIDYIVEVVQATRTPDAVYLGASPRGSIALFRTAQAWAFVQGRSYVIPDDVKKLVPLTLAHRIILNSEARLRGTHVEGLLKQILSRVRVPVLPQERKG
- a CDS encoding nucleotide sugar dehydrogenase, which encodes MEMEQRCCVVGLGYIGLPTAAVFADCGWDVLGVDVNPDVIAVINEGDVHIEEPGLPQLLRRQVELGRLRAALVPAVADVFIIAVPTPIDADKRADLTYVEEAIRSLLPVLAPGNVVIVESTIPPRTMDDCITPMLTEAGWRVGEDLYLAHCPERVLPGRILHELIHNHRIVGGVDVDSTRRAAQVYRTVVQGDVVETEAVTAEMTKLMENTYRDVNIALSNELVQISDQLGIDAWEVIRLANHHPRVGLHQPGPGVGGHCLAVDPYFITEKAPVESRLIRTAREINSDMPVYVTKQIQEAMKGIASPKVALFGLAYKGNVDDVRESPGLAVWEILSQEVGWQVVAHDPFVSEKKVALPLLGEEDALQDADCLVILTDHTPFAQLEGARLARLMRTPFIFDTKGILQLNHPDLIVRRLGTPFLNRVNLVGEVPTV